The following are encoded in a window of Pseudomonas sp. JQ170C genomic DNA:
- a CDS encoding response regulator transcription factor — translation MTSVLIVEDHAIVRYALITLLERDRHQIVGETADGSNAVALARKHCPEVVILDLGLKKMDGLSVLRSLRTLAPPPRVLVLTAQPADLFARRCLDAGASAFVAKDNDLTAVTFAMDAILKGYSLFPDLSNFRSPLKSEAERLSKLSDQELNVLRLLARGESNNEIADRMLLSAKTISTYKTRIMEKLEVSSLVALFELSRRNAL, via the coding sequence ATGACCTCGGTGTTGATTGTTGAGGATCATGCGATAGTTCGCTATGCGTTGATTACCTTGCTTGAACGCGATCGCCATCAAATCGTCGGTGAAACCGCCGATGGCTCCAACGCCGTAGCGTTGGCGCGCAAGCATTGTCCAGAAGTAGTGATACTTGACCTTGGCCTGAAAAAAATGGACGGCCTGAGCGTGCTCAGGAGTCTGCGCACCCTCGCCCCGCCCCCCCGGGTGCTGGTGCTCACCGCTCAGCCCGCTGACCTGTTTGCCCGACGTTGCCTGGATGCCGGTGCATCGGCATTCGTCGCCAAGGACAACGACCTGACGGCCGTCACCTTCGCCATGGACGCGATCCTCAAGGGCTACTCGCTGTTCCCTGACCTGTCGAACTTTCGCAGCCCGCTCAAGAGCGAAGCGGAACGCCTGTCCAAACTATCCGACCAGGAGTTGAACGTACTGCGGCTATTGGCACGGGGAGAGTCGAACAACGAAATTGCCGACCGCATGCTCCTGAGCGCGAAGACCATCAGCACCTACAAGACCCGGATCATGGAGAAGCTCGAAGTCAGCTCGCTGGTAGCCTTGTTCGAGCTGTCCAGGCGCAACGCGCTCTGA
- a CDS encoding FepA family TonB-dependent siderophore receptor, with protein MASRFTFCPLSLAVLATLGTTSLTAAPLPLDHGEVQVQPTDLPVAGSRQAIELEDTRVLGTAEEELKQAPGVSIITAEDIKKRPPVNDLSDIIRREPGVNLTGNSSSGARGNNRQIDLRGMGPENTLVLIDGKPSTSRNAVRYGWSGDRDTRGETNWVPAEEVERIEILRGPAAARYGSGAMGGVVNIITKRPTQDYRGSMTVYSVFPEDDAEGMGKRANFSLSGPISDDVIFRVYGSLNKTDADDMKINSDHQAFEESLMAGREGVRNKDVNGLVSWKIDPSNTVDLESSYSRQGNIFAGDTMLNAGGEFVESQVGKETNVMQRSSFAGTHRGDYDWGTSTASLSYDLTRNERLNEGLAGWGEGAPSDGAGRFESRLRNTRATGEINLPLSAGLEQVLTLGGEYLYESLNDPGSLRPQSYDPGSELSGFDRAQTKSTAHSYALYTEDNIEVGSNTIVTPGLRYDHHEDFGGNWSPSLNASHQITEALSIKGGIARAYKTPNMYQSNPNYLLYSRGGGCNSSELNNGGCYLLGNANLDPETSVNKELGLAYDKGTWRTSATYFRNDYKNKIEAGNQTLFRLPNGRRILRWENTDKAVVEGVEGNVFIALSPSLDWNTNFTYMIESEDKKTGEPLSIIPEYTVNTTLDWNATEKLSFQINGTYYGKQEPPSYNARANEALDKNVQKEVEPYGLVGISSGYEFNKHLSVRVGVNNLFDKRLYREGNSDEAGALTYNEPGRAYYASFTTSF; from the coding sequence CCGGGGGTGTCGATCATCACCGCTGAAGACATCAAGAAGCGCCCGCCGGTCAACGACCTGTCCGACATCATTCGCCGCGAACCGGGGGTCAACCTCACCGGCAACAGCAGCAGCGGCGCCCGCGGCAACAACCGCCAGATCGACCTGCGCGGCATGGGCCCGGAAAACACCTTGGTGCTGATCGATGGCAAGCCCTCCACCTCGCGCAATGCCGTGCGCTATGGCTGGAGTGGCGACCGCGACACCCGCGGCGAAACCAACTGGGTACCGGCTGAAGAAGTCGAGCGCATCGAGATCCTGCGCGGCCCGGCAGCCGCGCGCTACGGCTCCGGCGCCATGGGCGGTGTGGTGAACATCATCACCAAGCGCCCGACCCAGGATTATCGTGGTTCGATGACCGTCTACAGCGTGTTTCCCGAAGATGACGCCGAAGGCATGGGCAAGCGCGCCAACTTCAGCCTCAGCGGACCGATCAGCGACGACGTGATCTTTCGCGTGTACGGCAGCCTGAACAAGACCGACGCCGACGACATGAAGATCAACAGCGACCACCAGGCCTTTGAGGAGTCCTTGATGGCCGGCCGCGAAGGCGTGCGCAACAAGGACGTCAATGGCCTGGTGAGCTGGAAGATCGACCCGTCCAACACCGTCGACCTGGAATCCAGCTACAGCCGCCAGGGCAATATTTTTGCCGGCGACACCATGCTCAACGCCGGTGGCGAGTTCGTCGAAAGCCAGGTGGGCAAGGAAACCAACGTGATGCAACGCTCAAGCTTCGCCGGCACCCACCGCGGCGACTATGACTGGGGCACCAGCACGGCATCGCTGTCCTACGACCTGACCCGTAACGAGCGCCTCAACGAAGGCCTGGCCGGCTGGGGCGAAGGTGCGCCGTCCGACGGTGCCGGTCGCTTTGAATCGCGCCTGCGCAACACCCGCGCCACCGGCGAGATCAACCTGCCGCTGAGCGCAGGGCTCGAGCAAGTGCTGACCCTGGGTGGCGAATACCTCTACGAGTCGCTCAACGATCCAGGCTCCCTGCGCCCGCAAAGCTATGACCCAGGCAGCGAACTGTCGGGCTTTGACCGCGCCCAGACCAAGAGCACCGCGCACAGCTACGCCCTGTACACCGAAGACAACATCGAGGTCGGCAGCAACACCATCGTCACCCCGGGGCTGCGCTACGATCACCATGAAGACTTCGGCGGTAACTGGAGCCCGAGCCTGAACGCCTCGCACCAGATCACCGAGGCACTGAGCATCAAGGGCGGTATCGCGCGCGCCTACAAGACGCCGAACATGTACCAGTCCAACCCCAACTACCTGCTCTATAGCCGCGGCGGTGGCTGCAACTCCAGCGAGCTGAACAACGGCGGCTGCTACTTGCTGGGCAACGCCAACCTGGACCCGGAAACCAGCGTCAACAAAGAGCTGGGCCTGGCCTACGACAAGGGCACGTGGCGCACCAGCGCGACCTACTTTCGCAACGACTACAAGAACAAGATCGAGGCCGGCAACCAGACATTGTTCCGCCTGCCCAACGGCCGCCGCATCCTGCGCTGGGAAAACACCGACAAGGCGGTGGTAGAAGGTGTGGAAGGCAACGTGTTCATTGCCCTGAGCCCAAGCCTGGACTGGAACACCAACTTCACCTACATGATCGAGTCCGAAGACAAGAAGACCGGTGAACCCCTGAGCATCATTCCCGAATACACCGTCAACACCACGCTGGACTGGAACGCCACCGAGAAGCTTTCGTTCCAGATCAACGGCACCTATTACGGCAAGCAGGAGCCACCGAGCTACAACGCCCGCGCCAACGAGGCCCTGGACAAGAATGTGCAGAAAGAGGTCGAGCCCTATGGCCTGGTGGGTATCAGCAGCGGCTATGAATTCAACAAGCACTTGAGCGTGCGCGTCGGCGTGAACAACCTCTTCGACAAGCGCCTGTATCGCGAAGGCAATTCCGATGAGGCTGGCGCACTGACCTACAACGAACCCGGTCGCGCTTACTACGCCTCCTTTACTACCTCTTTCTAA